A segment of the Chlorogloeopsis sp. ULAP01 genome:
ACTAACCAACATCCGCCTGAACAGTGCAACGCGTATTGCTGGGGAGTTCGCACGTTATAGTAAGTCTGATCCGCTCTGCTGTCCGTCGAAAACAAGTACCGTACAGTATAGTGTCAGAAATGATGAAGTTCCAGATCTTACGCCTGTCAATGTGAATACCTTAGCAACGTGTCAAACGAAACAGACAGTGGAAGCTGGCAATAATAACAATGCTGCTTCGCTTTTTGGTAAGCGATGGATTTTAACCGAGATTGGAGAACAGCGATTGAGTGATAACAAGCTCTACATCGAATTTGACAATAAACAAAGTAGAGTTGTCGGCGACACCGGATGTAATCGCTTTTTCGGTGGATTTGAAATTAATGGTACGTCGCTGAAGTTTTCACCTTTAGCCAGCACAAAGCGGGCATGTCTGACGACGGAGGCAAATCGCCTTGAAACAAATTTTTTGCGATCGCTACAAGAAACAACACGCTTTGATGTTCAGGAAAAAATATTACGCCTTTATGCAGGTGAACGTCAGGTGCTTGTTTTTACGAGTCAGTGAAGCATGGAAATGTTTGATTGGATAAGTAGTGGCGATCGCAATTTGGATGCAGATAACACGATGCAAATTGGGAAAAAGGCAGCGTTCAGTAGGAAACTGAACGCTGATTTAGTTAAGCTTTTTATCGTAAAGAAATGATACGCGAGCCAGAACCTATATTTTCAGAGGCTAGCAAAACTTCTTGTCTAGCCCATCGATCCGCAGTCAAAATATCATCTAAAGAAGGATTTGAACGGTTATCGGATGAAAAGCGATCGCACACCCATTCGATACACCGGGCAATATCTAAATAACCAATTTTTTCATCTAAAAACAGAGCCACCGCTTGTTCATTTGCGGCATTTAAGACAGCAGGCATAGAACCGCCAGCTCTGCCAGCAGCATAAGCTAACTGCATACAAGGATACTTTTGGTGATCCGGTTCTCGGAATGTCAGATTGGCAACTTTGACTAAGTCTAGTCGTTCCCAATCAGTGTAGATGCGATCTGGCCAAGATAAAGCATACAGTAATGGTAAACGCATATCAGGCCAGCCCAATTGAGCTAATACCGAAGTATCTTGTAGTTCAATTAGGGAGTGAATGATGCTCTGAGGATGAATAACAATCTCAATATTGTCGTAATCCAGCCCAAACAGAAAATGAGCTTCTATTACTTCCAGTCCCTTATTCATCAAAGTAGCAGAGTCTACAGTTATTTTCCGTCCCATCGACCAATTTGGATGTTTGAGAGCGTCGGCTACAGTTACCTCTGCTAGTTTTTCTGTTGCCCAATCCCGGAAAGCACCTCCTGAGGCAGTGAGTAAAATTTTTCGCAATCCACCTTTTGGTACGCCTTGCAAACACTGGAAAATCGCAGAATGTTCGGAGTCAGCTGGTAGTAATTTTATTCCATGCTTCTCAATTAAGGGTAGAACAACAGGGCCTCCAGCAATTAAAGTTTCTTTATTCGCTAAGGCAATATCTTTACCAGCTTCGATAGCAGCGATCGTAGGCAACAAACCTGCGCAACCAACAATACCCGTAACTACAGTTTGAGCATCACCATACCGAGCAACTTCTATGACTCCTGCTTCGCCAGCGAGTAATATAGGTTGGGGATCGACATCGGAAATTAATTCGCGCAGCAGTGGCAATTTCTCTTCTAAGCAAATTGCTGCTATAGTCGGTCGAAATTGCCGAATTTGCGAAGCCAACAATTCCACATTGTTTCCAGTTGCTAATCCCACTATCCGGAACTGATCTGGGTACTGAGCAACTATATCTAAAGTTTGAGTACCGATTGATCCTGTAGAACCAAGAAGAGTAATCGCTTTCACATTCACAATTATTTAAGGATTGACAGACAACTCCACTATAAATTGCTTAGGACTCGCAAATAACAGCAATTCAATTACATTCTTATAAGTGATTATCTACGCAATTATCAATCTAACAACAACCAATCTTTCCCAAACCACCAGTCTATGGTTCTAAAACAGTTAGTTTTCAAAAAAGATTTGTTGAAAGAAGATTCAGTATTTCCAGGCGTAATGTGGCTTGCCAGCAGAATGGTAATTTGGAGTGCCATGTTATTGATTGCTACTGTACTCGCTGCACCACCAGGAGGCAAGGCTGCGGCATTTGGCTGGGAAGTGTTTGATGCTTGGGATAGCATACACTACCGCAGTATTGCTACTTCTGGGTATGAATACATCGCTGACGGCAAAGGACATAATATTGCTTTTTTTCCTTTGTTCCCCTTAATTGTTAGGGGTGTTATGAGCCTTGGCTTTCCGTTTGAGGTGGCAGGAATATTGGTAAATAATATAGCCTTTTTGGCAGCACTTTACTGCGTATATTTTTGGATAAAAGAATCTTACAGCGTACAAGCTGCACGTTGGGTAACAGCAGTTTTAGCTTGGTGTCCACCATCATTATTTACGGCAGTTATTTATACCGAGGGGTTGTATTTGCTTTTGAGTACAATGGCTTTGCGCACATTTGAAGAACATCAGTACAGCTGGGCTGCTCTTTGTGGAGCTATGGCAACAGCAACACGCCCAACAGGAATAGTACTGATTCCAACGTTTCTAATTACTGCCTGGAAAGAGAAGCGATCGCCTATTGCCTATTCGGCTGCTTTAGCTACTTCAACCGGGCTACTACTATTTAGCGTATACTGCGCCCTAGAATTTGACGATCCCTTAGCATTTATTCATGCACAACGGGGATGGCGAGACACTTTGGGATTCGATTGGCTGGGTTGGTTGAAAATGTTTATGCAAATTACAGTTGGCACAACCAATTGGAATTACGGCTACATTAAAAATCCTCTGTATCCTTTATTGTTTGCCATCATTGTTGGCTTAGGGTATTTGCTATGGTGCTACCGTCAAAGATTGGGTGCTGCGAAGGTAGATTATGGCTTTGCAATTTTATTCTTATTTTTATGGATACTCGTGGGCGATCCTTTGATTAATACTGTTTCGGTTTTAGGGGGAGCTTACTTGTTATGGTACTTACGCAAA
Coding sequences within it:
- a CDS encoding META domain-containing protein, with translation MIYRSLVLTLFSVFAPLSVVLSASAQQSRTNNSWLDRPLVNWNRQGTDFPQLPTPSKTAGESASVSRCREQVRQPTSAAEKAVVKKGWTLYGSAQSFGTTTVFTAMSGVDGMCRPLGYQAFVYSEGRYAGTLSPVPMDSRTDSSLTNIRLNSATRIAGEFARYSKSDPLCCPSKTSTVQYSVRNDEVPDLTPVNVNTLATCQTKQTVEAGNNNNAASLFGKRWILTEIGEQRLSDNKLYIEFDNKQSRVVGDTGCNRFFGGFEINGTSLKFSPLASTKRACLTTEANRLETNFLRSLQETTRFDVQEKILRLYAGERQVLVFTSQ
- the dxr gene encoding 1-deoxy-D-xylulose-5-phosphate reductoisomerase translates to MKAITLLGSTGSIGTQTLDIVAQYPDQFRIVGLATGNNVELLASQIRQFRPTIAAICLEEKLPLLRELISDVDPQPILLAGEAGVIEVARYGDAQTVVTGIVGCAGLLPTIAAIEAGKDIALANKETLIAGGPVVLPLIEKHGIKLLPADSEHSAIFQCLQGVPKGGLRKILLTASGGAFRDWATEKLAEVTVADALKHPNWSMGRKITVDSATLMNKGLEVIEAHFLFGLDYDNIEIVIHPQSIIHSLIELQDTSVLAQLGWPDMRLPLLYALSWPDRIYTDWERLDLVKVANLTFREPDHQKYPCMQLAYAAGRAGGSMPAVLNAANEQAVALFLDEKIGYLDIARCIEWVCDRFSSDNRSNPSLDDILTADRWARQEVLLASENIGSGSRIISLR
- a CDS encoding mannosyltransferase family protein; the protein is MVLKQLVFKKDLLKEDSVFPGVMWLASRMVIWSAMLLIATVLAAPPGGKAAAFGWEVFDAWDSIHYRSIATSGYEYIADGKGHNIAFFPLFPLIVRGVMSLGFPFEVAGILVNNIAFLAALYCVYFWIKESYSVQAARWVTAVLAWCPPSLFTAVIYTEGLYLLLSTMALRTFEEHQYSWAALCGAMATATRPTGIVLIPTFLITAWKEKRSPIAYSAALATSTGLLLFSVYCALEFDDPLAFIHAQRGWRDTLGFDWLGWLKMFMQITVGTTNWNYGYIKNPLYPLLFAIIVGLGYLLWCYRQRLGAAKVDYGFAILFLFLWILVGDPLINTVSVLGGAYLLWYLRKQLSLIMVIYGFCGLGLILASGGTWSLNRIAYGIVSLSIALGVLLSRQPRWGYLTLCFFAILLASFSVRFAQELWVG